The stretch of DNA CAGAAACTGCACGACCGCGTCCAGCAACGGCTGCACACCCTTGTTCTTAAACGCCGATCCGCACAACACGGGTGTGATGCTGTTATCGAGCGTCGCCTGTCGGATGACGGCACGCAGGCGCTCGGCCGTGATTTCCTCACCTTCGAGGTAGGCCTCGAGCAAGTGATCGTCATGGTCGGCCACCGCCTCGACGAGCTTCAGCCGGTACTCGTCGGCAAGTGGCCGTACATGCTCGGGGATGTCAGTCGTCTCGAAAGCGGTTCCCAGTTCATCCTCGTAGACGATGGCGTTCATCTCGATGAGGTCAACGATGCCCGAGAACTCCGCTTCGCGACCGATCGGAATTTGCACGGCAACCGGATTAGCACCGAGACGCTCAATCATCATGTCGAGGCCGCGGAAGAAATCGGCGCCGATGCGATCCATCTTGTTGACGAAGGCGATGCGTGGAATCCCGTACTTATCGGCCTGTCGCCAGACGGTCTCCGACTGCGGTTCTACGCCGCCGACCGAGCAGAACAAAGCGATGGCACCATCGAGCACGCGCAAGCTACGCTCAACCTCCATCGTGAAGTCCACGTGCCCGGGTGTGTCTATGATGTTGATCTGCGTATCGCGCCAAGATACCGTGGTCGCCGCCGACGTAATTGTGATGCCGCGCTCTTGCTCTTGCGCCATCCAGTCCATCACGGCGGCACCCTCATGAACCTCGCCAATCTTGTGCGTCTTCCCTGTGTAGTACAGGATGCGCTCGGTGGTTGTCGTCTTGCCGGCATCGATGTGAGCCATGATGCCGATGTTGCGGGTCTTTTCGAGAGTGTACTGTCGCATGATGCTGTGCCGCGTTCCTTCCACACGAAAGCCCCTCACCGACAACTGTCAGTGAGGGGCCCTCGGGTTCTTACCAGCGGTAGTGAGCGAAGGCCTTGTTGGCCTGCGCCATCCGGAAGATATCGTCCTTCTTCTTGAACGCGCCGCCCTGAGCGGCGAGCGAATCGAGCATCTCTCCCGCGAGACGCTCGGACATCACTTTCTCGCGTCGGTCGCGCGCATAGCCCACCAGCCAACGGATGGCCAGCGTGCGAGCACGCCGGCCCGGCACCTCGACCGGCACCTGATACGTTGCGCCACCGACACGACGACTGCGCACCTCCAGGTGCGGAGTCAGTGCCTGGATTGACTCCTGCAAGACCTCGACGGGGTCACGACCGGTGCGCTCGCGCACGATCTCGAGCGCGCCATAGACGATCTGCTCGGCCGTGGACTTCTTTCCGTCGAGGAGAACCTTGTTGATAACCTGCGTGACCAACTTGCTGTTGTAGACGGGGTCAGGAAGGATCTCCCGACGTGTGACGGTACCTCTGCGCGGCATGACTTACTTGCCTCCCTTGCCCTTGGCACCGTAGCGCGAACGTGCCTGCTTGCGGTCGTTGACGCCGGCAGCGTCGAGCGTCCCGCGAATGACCTTGTAACGTACACCAGGGAGGTCCTTCACGCGGCCACCGCGAACGAGAACCACGGAGTGCTCCTGCAGGTTGTGGCCAATGCCGGGAATGTAGCTCGTCACTTCCATGCCGTTCACGAGCCTCACTCGCGCAACCTTACGAAGGGCGGAATTCGGCTTCTTGGGCGTCGTTGTGTAGACGCGAGTACAGACGCCACGCTTCTGGGGTGAACCCTTGAGCGCAGGCGTCGTGGAACGCTTGACCTTGTTCTCACGCCCCTTGCGGATGAGCTGGCTAATGGTTGTCATCTGTCCTCTCTGGTGGGCTGCTTCAGACAGCAGTCGTGTAGTGTAACGAAGGAAGGCGGCGGCGGCAAGACTGACAGCCCGCCGCCGCCATTCCGCACTCTCTCAGGCGTCGTCGTCCTCGCTCTCGCCGGTAAGCCATGCAGTGACGTCGTCGTCCTCGCTCATCAGGCGATCCGCTTCCGCCAGCGCCTCAATATGTCCAGCGGGATGAATATCGAGTCCGCGATACCGACGCAGACCGGTTCCTGCTGGAATGAGCTTGCCGATGATGACGTTTTCCTTGAGGCCTTGCAGCGTATCGGTCTTCCCCTCAATGGCCGCATCGGTGAGCACCTTGGTCGTCTCCTGGAAAGAGGCCGCAGAAAGGAAGCTCTCCGTGGCCAGCGACGCCTTGGTGATACCGAGGATGATCTGTTCAGCCTCCGCGACCTGGCCCTCCTCCGCGTCGATCCGCTCGTTCTCACTGCGGAAGGCTGCGCGATCAACGAGCTGGCCCGGAAGGAACTGCGTGTCACCGGCGGTGAGTATGCGCACCTTCTTCATCATCTGACGGGCGATGAGCTCAATGTGCTTGTCGTTGATCTCGACGCCCTGAGAACGGTAGACCTCCTGCACCTCATTCACGAGATAGCGCTCGGTCGCCGTGTCGCCGGCGTACTTGAGAACGTCCGCCGGATACATCGAACCAGGGGTGATCTGGGTGCCCTCTTCGACCCAGTCACCATCTTCGACAAGCATGCGTGTCCGGCGAGCGAACACATACTCCTTGGCCGGTCCATCATCCGGAACGATCGTTAGCTTCGATCCGCGCTCGGTGTCGTCGATCACGACTCTACCGCTGGCCTCGGCGATGCGAGCAACGCCCTTCGGCTTGCGGGCTTCGAAAAGCTCGACGACACGCGGTAGACCATGCGTGATGTCGGCACCGGCGACGCCGCCCGTGTGGAACGTGCGCATCGTCAGCTGCGTGCCTGGCTCACCGATGGACTGCGCCGCAACATGTCCCACGGCGTCGCCGATCTCCGCCGGCGCGTTGTTCGCCAAAGCGAAGCCATAGCACTTCTGGCACACACCTGTCTTCGCATCGCACTTGAGCACGCTGCGCACAGGGACCATAGGATCCGTCTGCGACCCACGCGCGATGACCTCAAGAATCCGATCGCGTGTCTCGAGATCGATATGCACACCGCGGTCGAAGCTGATCTCGCCCGTGCTCTCCTCGATGATGGGGGCGCCGAGGTATCGGCCGATAAGGTTCTCGTTGGGCTCGTGCGTCCAGACGGCGATGAGCTCCTCGCCCGAAGCGTCCGTCGACTCCACCTTGACCTTAGCATTGGGCATGTCGGAGAAGATCTCCCGCAAGAGACCAATATGCGCGGGACCAATCGGCTCGCCCTTGCGAAGCACGACGCGGTCGCTGCGCGGTCGCCTGACATCCTCGGCCAGCACAGCGCCCTCGAGTTGCGGGTTCTCTTCGCGCCGGCGAGACCACGGCGACATGGGAACCCACTCTTCTGTGCCGCAGTCGATATCGCTGACGGTTACGTCTTGACATACATCGACGAGGCGTCGCGTCAGATAGCCCGAGTCCGCCGTACGCAGCGCGGTGTCCGCGAGACCCTTACGCGCACCGTGCGTCGAGATGAAGAACTCGAGCACCGAGAGGCCCTCAATGAAGCTTGACTTCACGGGCTGCTCGACGATCTCGCCCTTCGGATTCGACATCTGGCCGCGCCAGCCGGCAAGCTGACGGATCTGCTTGATGTCACCGCGAGCGCCGGACGTCGCCATCATGTAGATGGGATTAAGTGCGTTGAAGTTCTCCTTCGTGGCCGCCGTAATCTGAACGTCGGCCTCACGCCAGATCTCTTCAACCTTGCCGCGGCGTTCCTCCTCAGTCAAGAAGCCGTTCTCGTACTGCTCCCTGACGTCGGTGACCATCTGCTCGTGAGCCGTCAGAATCTCCGCCTTACGTTTCTCGGGGATAACGACGTCGTTCTTCGACACCGTGACTGCAGCGCGCGTCGCGAAGTGAAAACCTACTTCCTTGAAGACATCGAGGACACGTGCGACCTTGTTGGCCCCGTAACGCGCCACGAGCCTATTGATGAAGGTCGCGAGCCCCTTCTTCGTCATCGTGTAGTTGATATAGACATAGTCGCCGCGATACTCATCGCCGATGACCTCGCGCAAGCCGCCCTCGACTCGCATATTGAAGAGCGCACGACCAACCGTCGTCACCACGCGACGGCCGTCAGAGAGACGCAGGACGATCGCCCGTCGCGTAAAATCGGAGATTCCTTGTGCGCGCTGCTCAGGCACCTCGCGCTGGTCGAGGACGCGCTGCTCCCACGCGCGCTCCACCTCGTCGTAGCTACTGAAGACGGACAGCGGCTCGTCGAAGTCCCCAGGTTGAGCACGACTCAAGTCGTCCATCTGATGATACGTGAGGTAGTACATGCCGATGACCATGTCCTGGCTGGGGACAGCAATCGGCTTGCCATGAGCCGGCGACAGGATGTTGTTCGTACTGAGCATGAGGACGCGTGCCTCCGCCTGAGCTTCCCAGCTCAGCGGCAGATGGACAGCCATCTGGTCGCCGTCGAAGTCGGCGTTGAAGGCCGCGCAGACCAGCGGGTGGATCTGGATCGCCTTGCCTTCTACCAGCAGCGGCTCGAAAGCCTGGATACCGAGGCGATGCAGCGTGGGCGCACGATTGAGCATCACCGGATGTTCGGTGATGACTTCCTCAAGGATGTCCCAGACCTCGGGAACCATCGACTCGACCATCTTCTTGGCTGCCTTGATGTTCTGCACCATCTTGCGGCCCACGAGACGGCTCATGATGAACGGCTTGAAGAGCTCAAGAGCCATCATCTTGGGAAGCCCGCACTGGTGCATCCGGAGGTGCGGCCCGGCCACAATCACCGAACGACCGGAGTAGTCGACGCGCTTGCCGAGCAGGTTCTGACGGAAGCGGCCCTGCTTGCCCTTGAGCATGTCGCTGAGCGACTTGAGCGGGCGATTGCCAGGGCCAGTAACGGCGCGGCCGCGACGGCCATTGTCGAACAAGGCGTCGACTGCCTCCTGGAGCATGCGCTTCTCGTTGTTGACAATGATGTCTGGCGCCTGCAGATCAAGAAGGCGCTTGAGACGGTTGTTGCGATTGATGACGCGGCGGTACAAGTCGTTGAGGTCGCTCGTCGCGAAACGCCCGCCGTCCAACTGCACCATCGGCCGCAATTCGGGCGGAATCACCGGAATGACGTCGAGAATCATCCATTCAGGCTGGTTGCCGCTGCGCAAGAAAGCCGAGGCCACCTTGAGCCGCTTGACCGCGCGCGCCTGACGCTGACCCTTGGCCGTCAGAATCGTCTCGCGCAGCTCCTTGGCCTCCGCAACTAGATCGACGCTCTTGAGCAACTCGCGCACGGCTTCGGCGCCGGTGCCTCCCGTGAAGTACACACCGAAGCTCTCCGGCTCATAACCAGGCTCGCGACCGAACATGCGCTCCATCTGCTGATAGAGCGTCTCGTCGTTGATCACGTTCCGCGGACCAATGGTCTTGAATTGATCCCAGGCGCGATCAATCTGATCCTTGGCGTGCTCAACATTCCTGAAGCCGCGATCGATGTAGTCATCTCGCAGCTTGATTGCCTTCGTGCGCTGCAGCTTGAGCTCGTCAGGACCTAGGGTCGCAGCGTTGACGGCGATCCGTCGACACGACTCGAAGATGTCGAAGTAGTTGAAGTACCCGAACTCGTCTTCGGGATCGGCATCGCGGTGAAAGTCGTCCGCGTCGCGCTTCCCGTCGAGAATCAGACTGAGGTCGTCGTGCATCTCGCGAATGGCAATCGCCCGATTCTCCGCGTAGGCATCGTAACGCGCCTTGATCTCGTCGATTCTCTCTTGGAGATAGACAAGATCAGCGTCGCGCCGCTCGGCATCGACAGAGATGATGACGTAGCTTCCCCCGAAGTACAGGACCTTCTCCAGCTCCTTGGGTGCAATGTCGAGCAAGTAGCCCATGCGCGACGGGACGCCTTTGAAGAACCAGATGTGACTCACCGGTGCCGCGAGCTTGATGTGACCCATGCGCTCGCGTCGTACCTTCGCCCGCGTGACCTCGACCCCGCAGCGCTCACAGATGATGCCCTTGTAGCGCACCCGCTTGTACTTGCCGCAGTAGCACTCCCAGTCCTTGGTGGGACCAAAGATGCGCTCACAGAAGAGGCCGTCGCGCTCGGGCTTGAGGGTGCGGTAGTTGATGGTCTCGGGCTTCGTCACCTCACCCTTCGACCACGCCTCGATCTGCTTCGGCGATGCCAGACCGATGCGGATGGAGTCGAAGTTGTTGATGTCTATCACAGTCACTCCCCTCTGCCTTCGCCGAGTGAGTCTTCGTCTGGGTCGATGCCGGAGTCATCGTCGTCGAGATCCAGGATGTCGCCGAGCAAGTCGACGTCGAGCGACAAGTCGATTCCTTCCGAGGTACCGAGCGTGTCGTCATCGTCGACATGGCGCAGACTAGAACGCGTGCTGAGCAGTTCTTCCGCTGCCGTTGGTCCAGCTTCCTCATCGTCAGACGAATCGCTACCGGCGGCGATCACTTCTTGCAGCGCGGAAGTGTGGAGTCCGGCCTGGGCAAGCTCACCCTCTTCCGGCTGCGGCCGACGCAAGCCGGCCGAGAGGTCGATGCCGAGTTCTTCGGCGGCACGCATGAGATCGTCGTCTTCCTCGCGCACCTCGAGAACAAGCCCTTCCTCACTCTGTACGGACATGTCCAGACCGAGGCTCTGGATCTCCTTCATGAGGACCTTGAACGACTCGGGGATGTTCGGACGAGCGATGTTCTCGCCTTTGACGATCGCCTCGTAGGCTTTCACGCGACCCACCGTGTCGTCCGACTTGATCGTCAGCATCTCCTGCAGGACGTAGGCAGCTCCGTACGCCTCCAGCGCCCAGACCTCCATCTCACCAAATCGCTGGCCGCCGAATTGCGCCTTGCCGCCGAGCGGCTGCTGCGTGACGAGCGAATACGGGCCCGTGCTGCGTGCGTGGATCTTGTCGTCGACCAAGTGCAGCAACTTCAGAATGTACATGTAGCCAATGGTGACCTTGTTGTCGAAGCGCTCGCCCGTGCGTCCGTCGTACAGCCACACCTTCCCGGAGCAACGGCGCCCAGAAGGATCGTCCACGTTGACTTTGAACTGCACCGGACTCTCGGGATCACCCGAGCTGCGGATGAGAAGATCGTCGATCTCCTCCAGCTTCGCGCCATCGAAGACCGGCGACGCCAAGCGAGTTGCCGTCGGACGACGTTCACCGTCAGCCTGGAAGCCCATCTTCGCCGCCCACCCGAGATGAGTCTCGAGCACCTGGCCGATGTTCATTCGACTCGGCACGCCCAGGGGGTTGAGGATGATCTCAACCGGCGTACCGTCCTCGAGGTGTGGCATGTCCTCCTCGGGCACGATCTTGGCGATGACGCCCTTATTGCCGTGCCGGCCGGCGAGCTTATCGCCCTCGGCAATCTTGCGCTTCTTGGCGACGTAGACGCGAACGAGTTCGTTCACGCTGGGCGGCAGCTCGTCGTTGTTCTCGCGACTGAAGATCTTGACGTCGATAACCTTGCCACCTTCGCCGTGCGGCACCTTGAGACTGGTATCGCGCACCTCACGCGCCTTCTCCTTGAAGATCGCACGGATGAGCTTCTCCTCCGCGGTAAGCTCGGTCTCGCCTTTCGGCGTCACTTTGCCAACCAAGAGGTCGCCGGAATTGACCTCAGCGCCAATGCGCACGATGCCGCGTTCGTCGAGATCCTTGAGCGATTCCTCTGAGCGATTCGGGATATCGCGCGTGATCTCTTCGTCGCCAAGCTTGGTGGTACGAGCGTCAACCTCGTACTCCTCAATGTGGATCGAGGAAAGAAGGTCGTCCTTGACCACACGCTCGCTGAGGATGATGGCATCCTCGAAGTTGAAGCCCTCCCAGCTCATGAACGCAACGAGGAGATTGCGCCCGAGTGCCAGCTCGCCGTGATCTGTCGAGGATCCGTCGGCGAGCACGTCACCATCCTTCACCGCGTCGCCCTGGAAGACCAAAGGACGCTGATGGATGAGTGTGCCTTGATTGGAGCGCGTGAACTTAACCAGATCGTACGTGTCCACCTCGCCTTTGCCGGCATCGACCTCAATGCGGTCGGCATCGACGAAGCTCACGCGACCGGCGCGACGGGCGAGAATGACGTCGCCCGTATCGACAGCGGCGCGGAACTCCATGCCGGTACCTACATACGGCGCCTCAGGCTGCAGCAGCGGCACCGCCTGGCGCATCATGTTCGAACCCATAAGGGCACGATTGGCGTCGTCGTGCTCCAGAAATGGGATCAACGCCGTGGCTACCGAAACCAGCTGGGTGGGACTCACATCCATGTAGTCGATCAGCGACGGGGGCACTTCCACGATCTCCGCTCCGGCGCGAGTGCGCGCGAGGATGAGATCGTCCTTGAACTCTCCGGTCTCAGGATCGAACGACGCGTTGGCCTGAGCGATCGTGACGTAGCGAATCTCACCTGTCTCGGGATCGACGACCTCAAGCTCCTCCTCGGAGGCGTCCAAGTAGACGATCTCGTCCGTCACTTTCCCGTTCACAACCCTGCGATACGGCGAGCGGATGAAGCCGAATTCGTCAATGGTCGCCATCGAAGCCAGTGAGCCGATGAGGCCGATGTTCGGCCCTTCAGGAGTCTCGATGGGGCACATGCGGCCGTAGTGCGTCGGGTGCACGTCGCGAACCTCGATTGGCGCCCGTTCACGCGTAAGACCGCCGGCGCCGAGGGCATTGAGGCGCCGGCGATGCGTGAGACCCGAGAGGGAGTTGGTCTGATCCATGAACTGCGACAGCTGCGACGAGCCGAAGAACTCCTTCAGCGCAGCAACCACCGGGCGAATATTGACCAGCGTCGCCGGGACGATCGTGTCGGGGTCCTCCGTCGTCAGTCGCTCGCGGATGACGCGCTCCATACGCGAGAGCCCAATACGGAAGGCGTCCTGTACGAGCTCGCCAACCGTCCGCAGACGTCGGTTTCCGAAGTGCTCATACTCGTCGATCTCGTGCGCGATCTCTTCACGGCGCGTCGGCAGCAACTGCACGGTCTCAGTCGCGTAGTCCTTGACTTCGACCGGATTACCCTCCGCATCCAAACCGACCCCGAGCTTGCCTGGAAGCGAGATCAGCCGGCGGATGAGCTCGATGATGTCCTCGTTCACGAGAACCCGAACGTCAGCGTCAGGCCGGTCCTCAGGCTTCGTGTGGTTGTGGAGACGAACGTTCAGCTTGTGGCGACCGACACGTGAGAGGTCGTACCGCTTGGGATCAAAGAACAACCCCCGGAGCATCGCCGTGGCCCCATCGAGCGTCGGCGGTTCACCGGGGCGCTGCTTGCGGAAGAGCTCGATGAGCGCTTCCTCCTGCGAATGCGTCGTATCTCGCTCAATGGTGTTCTGGATGAAGACGGAGTCGTCGAACAGCGTAAGCAACTCGGCGTCGTCGCCGTAGCCCATCGCCCGCAAGAGCACCGACACGGGGAACTTGCGCTTGCGATCGATGCGCACGTTCACTGTGCCCTTCTTGTCAATCTCGAGCTCAAGCCACGAGCCCCGCTGCGGCATGAGATTGGCGACGAGGACCTGCTTCTCGCGCTCCGCCTGCTTCGGCTCCATGATGTATGCGCCGGGCGCGCGAACCAGCTGGGTTACGACCACGCGCTCCGTGCCGTGAATGATGAACGTC from Thermoleophilia bacterium encodes:
- the rpoC gene encoding DNA-directed RNA polymerase subunit beta' — translated: MIDINNFDSIRIGLASPKQIEAWSKGEVTKPETINYRTLKPERDGLFCERIFGPTKDWECYCGKYKRVRYKGIICERCGVEVTRAKVRRERMGHIKLAAPVSHIWFFKGVPSRMGYLLDIAPKELEKVLYFGGSYVIISVDAERRDADLVYLQERIDEIKARYDAYAENRAIAIREMHDDLSLILDGKRDADDFHRDADPEDEFGYFNYFDIFESCRRIAVNAATLGPDELKLQRTKAIKLRDDYIDRGFRNVEHAKDQIDRAWDQFKTIGPRNVINDETLYQQMERMFGREPGYEPESFGVYFTGGTGAEAVRELLKSVDLVAEAKELRETILTAKGQRQARAVKRLKVASAFLRSGNQPEWMILDVIPVIPPELRPMVQLDGGRFATSDLNDLYRRVINRNNRLKRLLDLQAPDIIVNNEKRMLQEAVDALFDNGRRGRAVTGPGNRPLKSLSDMLKGKQGRFRQNLLGKRVDYSGRSVIVAGPHLRMHQCGLPKMMALELFKPFIMSRLVGRKMVQNIKAAKKMVESMVPEVWDILEEVITEHPVMLNRAPTLHRLGIQAFEPLLVEGKAIQIHPLVCAAFNADFDGDQMAVHLPLSWEAQAEARVLMLSTNNILSPAHGKPIAVPSQDMVIGMYYLTYHQMDDLSRAQPGDFDEPLSVFSSYDEVERAWEQRVLDQREVPEQRAQGISDFTRRAIVLRLSDGRRVVTTVGRALFNMRVEGGLREVIGDEYRGDYVYINYTMTKKGLATFINRLVARYGANKVARVLDVFKEVGFHFATRAAVTVSKNDVVIPEKRKAEILTAHEQMVTDVREQYENGFLTEEERRGKVEEIWREADVQITAATKENFNALNPIYMMATSGARGDIKQIRQLAGWRGQMSNPKGEIVEQPVKSSFIEGLSVLEFFISTHGARKGLADTALRTADSGYLTRRLVDVCQDVTVSDIDCGTEEWVPMSPWSRRREENPQLEGAVLAEDVRRPRSDRVVLRKGEPIGPAHIGLLREIFSDMPNAKVKVESTDASGEELIAVWTHEPNENLIGRYLGAPIIEESTGEISFDRGVHIDLETRDRILEVIARGSQTDPMVPVRSVLKCDAKTGVCQKCYGFALANNAPAEIGDAVGHVAAQSIGEPGTQLTMRTFHTGGVAGADITHGLPRVVELFEARKPKGVARIAEASGRVVIDDTERGSKLTIVPDDGPAKEYVFARRTRMLVEDGDWVEEGTQITPGSMYPADVLKYAGDTATERYLVNEVQEVYRSQGVEINDKHIELIARQMMKKVRILTAGDTQFLPGQLVDRAAFRSENERIDAEEGQVAEAEQIILGITKASLATESFLSAASFQETTKVLTDAAIEGKTDTLQGLKENVIIGKLIPAGTGLRRYRGLDIHPAGHIEALAEADRLMSEDDDVTAWLTGESEDDDA
- a CDS encoding DNA-directed RNA polymerase subunit beta, coding for MNEPQAPRVRTSFAKLSQPLAVPNLIDIQRKSWDWFLSDGLSETISDINPIKDYSEKLLVHFGDHQFGEPSKSIAECRDKDMTYSAPLTMKVSFINEETGEIREQTVFMGDFPMMTDRGTFIIHGTERVVVTQLVRAPGAYIMEPKQAEREKQVLVANLMPQRGSWLELEIDKKGTVNVRIDRKRKFPVSVLLRAMGYGDDAELLTLFDDSVFIQNTIERDTTHSQEEALIELFRKQRPGEPPTLDGATAMLRGLFFDPKRYDLSRVGRHKLNVRLHNHTKPEDRPDADVRVLVNEDIIELIRRLISLPGKLGVGLDAEGNPVEVKDYATETVQLLPTRREEIAHEIDEYEHFGNRRLRTVGELVQDAFRIGLSRMERVIRERLTTEDPDTIVPATLVNIRPVVAALKEFFGSSQLSQFMDQTNSLSGLTHRRRLNALGAGGLTRERAPIEVRDVHPTHYGRMCPIETPEGPNIGLIGSLASMATIDEFGFIRSPYRRVVNGKVTDEIVYLDASEEELEVVDPETGEIRYVTIAQANASFDPETGEFKDDLILARTRAGAEIVEVPPSLIDYMDVSPTQLVSVATALIPFLEHDDANRALMGSNMMRQAVPLLQPEAPYVGTGMEFRAAVDTGDVILARRAGRVSFVDADRIEVDAGKGEVDTYDLVKFTRSNQGTLIHQRPLVFQGDAVKDGDVLADGSSTDHGELALGRNLLVAFMSWEGFNFEDAIILSERVVKDDLLSSIHIEEYEVDARTTKLGDEEITRDIPNRSEESLKDLDERGIVRIGAEVNSGDLLVGKVTPKGETELTAEEKLIRAIFKEKAREVRDTSLKVPHGEGGKVIDVKIFSRENNDELPPSVNELVRVYVAKKRKIAEGDKLAGRHGNKGVIAKIVPEEDMPHLEDGTPVEIILNPLGVPSRMNIGQVLETHLGWAAKMGFQADGERRPTATRLASPVFDGAKLEEIDDLLIRSSGDPESPVQFKVNVDDPSGRRCSGKVWLYDGRTGERFDNKVTIGYMYILKLLHLVDDKIHARSTGPYSLVTQQPLGGKAQFGGQRFGEMEVWALEAYGAAYVLQEMLTIKSDDTVGRVKAYEAIVKGENIARPNIPESFKVLMKEIQSLGLDMSVQSEEGLVLEVREEDDDLMRAAEELGIDLSAGLRRPQPEEGELAQAGLHTSALQEVIAAGSDSSDDEEAGPTAAEELLSTRSSLRHVDDDDTLGTSEGIDLSLDVDLLGDILDLDDDDSGIDPDEDSLGEGRGE
- the rpsG gene encoding 30S ribosomal protein S7 — encoded protein: MPRRGTVTRREILPDPVYNSKLVTQVINKVLLDGKKSTAEQIVYGALEIVRERTGRDPVEVLQESIQALTPHLEVRSRRVGGATYQVPVEVPGRRARTLAIRWLVGYARDRREKVMSERLAGEMLDSLAAQGGAFKKKDDIFRMAQANKAFAHYRW
- the rpsL gene encoding 30S ribosomal protein S12, which produces MTTISQLIRKGRENKVKRSTTPALKGSPQKRGVCTRVYTTTPKKPNSALRKVARVRLVNGMEVTSYIPGIGHNLQEHSVVLVRGGRVKDLPGVRYKVIRGTLDAAGVNDRKQARSRYGAKGKGGK